In the genome of Osmerus mordax isolate fOsmMor3 chromosome 15, fOsmMor3.pri, whole genome shotgun sequence, one region contains:
- the LOC136957933 gene encoding patched domain-containing protein 3-like, whose translation MTGCNTNCIEKPISEGFGKLGNFVGRHHWWFFIIPLFISAGLGGGFYFLKDREANGIEEQFTPVNGPAKHERLIVKTNFPTNDSEFSRLRLYTEGTFASLILSDTVNVLSNNVFEKIVEMDQLVKDIKVATIGFNDICAMIAGKCMTNSIFDIVKTTADAESTNITYPFNGDFFTASEIGGVKLKPGSELIESAKAIRLFYFLNDVNQTVNTMWLTEFINNISKKEAKLSVSYFTSLSREEEFEKSTDSIIPLFSVTYTIAITFSIMSCMRLDCVRNKVWVATFGVLSAGLAVVSSFGLLLYCGMPFATTVASAPFLILGIGVDDMFIMISCWQKSQVNHRVEDRMAETYQDAAVSITITTLTDALAFYIGLLTPFASVQSFCMYTGTAVVFCYLYNITFFGAFLALNGRREESNRHWLTCMKVPEPSSDKYNTCSEGGYYDKVTGKEEPMPINNFFKNYYGPFLTKKLTKGFVMLLYAGYLAASIYGCFQMKEGIDLKQLATDGSYVGRYYDDEDQYFSKFGPNVMVVVTDTHFRYWDANSRDKLDACLHKFEDLTIDNRPLVAKNMTISWLNHYLTYGNATLLNLNDKKIFIDNLTDFFNLSPATQAFRQDVNFSVTEGHIYASRMFVQTVNILTAIDEKDLLNEFRNTAEACPEALVVYHPAFIFFDQYAVIVSNTIQNIVVATVAMLVISLLLIPSPICSLWVTFAIASVIVGVAGFMALWDVNLDSVSMINLVICIGFSVDFSAHISYAFVTSKQPTADEKLIEAVFMLGYPIIQGALSTILGVVVLSASESYIFRTFFKIMFLVILFGALHGVTFIPVFLTFFGKCSIQISDEKKDIGQSDASKPPVNMYANQMSFSKSNPNLNVSTHTTGERLNYAFDPDCY comes from the exons ATGACTGGTTGCAATACAAACTGCATTGAAAAGCCCATATCAGAGGGTTTTGGAAAACTGGGCAACTTTGTTGGAAGGCATCACTGGTGGTTTTTTATTATTCCTCTGTTCATCTCAGCCGGTCTCGGAGGAGGATTCTACTTCCTCAAAGACAGAGAGGCAAATGGAATTGAAGAGCAGTTTACACCCGTGAATGGACCTGCTAAACACGAGAGACTCATTGTCAAAACTAACTTCCCAACTAATGACAGCGAATTCTCTCGCTTAAGATTGTATACTGAAGGGACTTTTGCCTCTCTGATTTTGAGTGACACAGTAAATGTGCTCTCAAACAACGTTTTTGAAAAGATTGTTGAAATGGACCAACTTGTTAAGGATATTAAAGTAGCAACAATTGGCTTCAATGACATTTGTGCTATGATTGCTGGAAAATGTATGACAAATTCCATTTTTGACATTGTTAAAACTACTGCTGATGCTGAGAGCACAAACATTACATACCCATTTAATGGTGATTTTTTCACTGCCTCCGAGATTGGTGGTGTGAAACTTAAACCAGGGTCAGAGCTAATTGAGAGTGCAAAAGCTATCAGGCTATTTTATTTCTTAAATGATGTGAACCAGACTGTAAATACAATGTGGCTGACAGAGTTCATCAACAACATTTCAAAGAAGGAAGCTAAG TTGTCAGTTTCTTATTTCACTTCACTATCAAGGGAAGAGGAATTTGAAAAGAGCACAGACTCCATCATCCCTTTGTTCTCAGTGACGTATACCATCGCCATTACTTTCTCTATCATGTCATGTATGAG GTTGGACTGTGTGAGGAATAAGGTGTGGGTGGCCACCTTCGGCGTCCTCTCTGCAGGCTTGGCAGTGGTGTCCAGTTTTGGGTTGTTGCTCTACTGTGGGATGCCCTTCGCTACGACTGTGGCAAGTGCTCCGTTTTTGATTCTGG gaATCGGTGTTGATGATATGTTCATCATGATTTCTTGCTGGCAGAAGTCTCAAGTTAACCACAGAGTAGAGGACCGTATGGCAGAGACGTACCAAGATGCAGCAGTTTCCATCACCATCACAACACTGACCGACGCCTTGGCTTTCTATATTGGTCTCTTAACTCCCTTTGCTTCTGTGCAGTCTTTCTGTATGTATACTGGCACTGCGGTTGTATTCTGTTACTTGTACAACATCACTTTCTTTGGTGCGTTCTTAGCACTGAATGGACGCAGAGAGGAAAGCAACAGGCACTGGCTGACTTGCATGAAGGTACCAGAACCCAGCTCTGACAAGTACAACACATGTAGTGAAGGGGGCTACTATGATAAAGTCACAGGGAAGGAAGAACCAATGCCAATCAACAACTTTTTCAAGAACTATTATGGGCCATTTCTGACAAAGAAGTTGACCAAGGGGTTTGTAATGCTCCTCTATGCTGGGTATTTGGCTGCAAGCATTTATGGCTGCTTCCAAATGAAAGAGGGCATCGATCTGAAACAGTTAGCAACTGATGGCTCATATGTGGGTCGCTATTATGATGACGAGGACCAGTACTTCTCAAAATTCGGCCCGAATGTGATGGTTGttgtgacagacacacacttccgaTACTGGGATGCTAATTCCCGGGACAAGCTTGATGCTTGTCTTCACAAATTTGAGGATCTAACCATTGATAATCGACCATTGGTCGCCAAAAATATGACTATATCTTGGCTAAATCATTATCTGACATATGGAAATGCAACACTTTTGAATCTTAATGACAAAAAAATCTTCATTGATAATTTAACAGATTTTTTCAATCTTTCACCTGCCACACAAGCTTTTAGACAGGATGTGAACTTTTCAGTGACTGAAGGGCATATTTATGCCTCCAGAATGTTCGTCCAGACAGTTAATATTCTGACCGCCATTGATGAAAAGGACTTGCTGAATGAGTTCAGAAACACAGCTGAAGCCTGTCCTGAGGCCTTGGTTGTCTACCACCCTGCTTTCATTTTCTTTGATCAATATGCAGTCATTGTTAGTAACACCATCCAAAACATTGTTGTGGCCACTGTTGCTATGTTGGTCATTTCTCTTCTGCTAATTCCCAGTCCCATATGTTCCCTATGGGTGACCTTTGCCATTGCCTCGGTCATAGTTGGAGTTGCTGGTTTCATGGCTTTATGGGATGTTAACCTAGACTCTGTCTCCATGATCAATCTTGTCATCTGCATCGGGTTCTCAGTGGACTTCTCTGCTCACATTTCTTATGCCTTTGTCACAAGCAAACAGCCCACAGCTGACGAGAAATTAATAGAGGCTGTTTTTATGTTGGGGTATCCTATCATTCAGGGGGCTCTGTCTACTATTTTAGGAGTAGTGGTTCTGTCTGCATCTGAGAGCTACATCTTCAGAACCTTCTTTAAAATAATGTTCCTAGTCATTTTGTTTGGGGCTTTACATGGTGTGACTTTTATACCAGTGTTTCTAACCTTCTTTGGAAAATGTAGCATTCAAATCAGTGATGAAAAGAAGGACATTGGACAGTCAGATGCATCCAAGCCACCAGTTAACATGTATGCAAATCAGATGAGCTTTAGCAAATCCAATCCTAATTTAAATGTTTCAACTCACACTACTGGTGAAAGGTTGAATTATGCATTTGATCCTGACTGTTACTAA
- the LOC136957801 gene encoding patched domain-containing protein 3-like has protein sequence MPECNTNCIEKPLSEGFGKLGNFVGRHHWWFFIIPLFVSAGLGGGFYFLKDREANGIEEQFTPVNGLAKDERVIVETNFPTNDSEFSRLRLYTEGTFASLILSDTVNVLSNNVFAKIVEMDQLVKDIKAATIGFNDICAMIAGECMTNSIFDIVKTADAESTPITYPFNGSIFTASEIGGVKLKPGSELIESAKAIRLFYFLNDVNQTVNTMWLTEFINNISKIEDNEMSVSYFTSLSREEEFEKSTDSIIPLFSVTYTIAITFSIVSCMRLDCVRNKVWVATFGVLSAGLAVVSSFGFLLYCGMPFATTVATAPFLILGIGVDDMFIMISCWQKSQVNHKVEDRMAETYKDAAVSITITTLTDALAFYIGLLTPFASVQSFCMYTGTAVVFCYLYNITFFGAFLAMNGRREESNRHWLTCMKVPEPSSAKYNTCSEGGYYDKDSGKEEPMPINNFFKNYYGPFLTKKLTKGFVMLLYAGYLAASIYGCFQMKEGIDLKQLATDNSYVGSYYDDEENYFLEFGPNVMVVVTDPVFQYWDANYRNRLDDCLHKFEDLTIDNRPLVATNMTISWLNQYLIYGNATSLDLNDKKIFIDNLTDFFNLSPATQAFRQDVNFSVAEGHIYASRMFVQTVDILTAIDEKDMLNEFRNTAEACPEALVVYHPAFIFFDQYAVIVSNTIQNIVVATVAMLVISLLLIPSPICSLWVTFAIASVIVGVAGFMALWDVNLDSVSMINLVICIGFSVDFSAHISYAFVTSKQPTADEKLIEAVFMLGYPIIQGALSTILGVVVLSASESYIFRTFFKIMFLVILFGALHGVTFIPVFLSFFGKCSIQISDEKKDIDQFDASKPPVRDANQRSNSRSSPNLNVPKYTTHEKVKNASETDGETEEGNSSIRQIK, from the exons ATGCCCGAATGCAATACAAACTGCATTGAAAAGCCCTTATCAGAGGGTTTTGGAAAACTGGGCAACTTTGTTGGAAGGCATCACTGGTGGTTTTTTATTATTCCTCTGTTCGTCTCAGCTGGTCTCGGAGGAGGATTCTACTTCCTCAAAGACAGAGAGGCAAATGGAATTGAAGAGCAGTTTACACCCGTGAATGGACTTGCTAAAGACGAGAGAGTCATTGTCGAAACTAACTTCCCAACTAATGACAGCGAATTCTCTCGCTTGAGACTGTATACTGAAGGGACTTTTGCCTCTCTGATTTTGAGTGACACAGTAAATGTGCTCTCAAACAACGTTTTTGCAAAGATTGTTGAAATGGACCAACTTGTTAAGGATATTAAAGCAGCAACAATTGGCTTCAATGACATTTGTGCTATGATTGCTGGAGAATGTATGACAAATTCAATTTTTGACATTGTTAAAACTGCTGACGCTGAGAGCACACCCATTACGTACCCATTTAATGGTAGTATTTTCACTGCCTCTGAGATTGGTGGTGTGAAACTTAAACCAGGGTCAGAGCTAATTGAGAGTGCAAAAGCTATCAGGCTATTTTATTTCTTAAATGATGTGAACCAGACTGTAAATACAATGTGGCTGACAGAGTTCATCAACAACATTTCAAAGATTGAAGATAACGAG ATGTCAGTTTCTTATTTCACTTCACTATCAAGGGAAGAGGAATTTGAAAAGAGCACAGACTCCATCATCCCTTTGTTCTCAGTGACGTATACCATCGCCATTACTTTCTCTATCGTGTCATGTATGAG GTTGGACTGTGTGAGGAATAAGGTGTGGGTGGCCACCTTCGGTGTCCTCTCAGCAGGCTTGGCAGTGGTGTCCAGTTTTGGATTTTTGCTCTACTGTGGGATGCCCTTCGCTACGACTGTGGCAACGGCTCCGTTTTTGATTCTGG gaATCGGTGTTGATGATATGTTCATCATGATTTCTTGCTGGCAGAAGTCTCAAGTTAACCACAAAGTAGAGGACCGTATGGCAGAGACGTACAAAGATGCAGCAGTTTCCATCACCATCACAACACTGACCGACGCCTTGGCTTTCTATATTGGTCTCTTAACTCCCTTTGCTTCTGTGCAGTCTTTCTGTATGTATACTGGCACTGCAGTTGTATTCTGTTACTTGTACAACATCACTTTCTTTGGTGCGTTCTTAGCAATGAACGGACGCAGAGAGGAAAGCAACAGGCACTGGCTGACTTGCATGAAGGTACCAGAACCCAGCTCTGCCAAGTACAACACATGTAGTGAAGGGGGCTACTATGATAAAGACTCAGGGAAGGAAGAACCAATGCCAATCAACAACTTTTTCAAGAACTATTATGGGCCATTTCTGACAAAGAAGTTGACCAAGGGGTTTGTAATGCTCCTCTATGCTGGGTATTTGGCTGCAAGCATTTATGGCTGCTTCCAAATGAAAGAGGGCATAGATCTGAAACAATTAGCAACTGATAACTCATATGTGGGTAGCTATTATGATGACGAGGAAAATTACTTCTTAGAATTTGGCCCAAATGTGATGGTTGTTGTGACAGACCCAGTCTTCCAATACTGGGACGCTAATTACCGGAACAGGCTTGATGATTGTCTTCACAAGTTTGAGGATCTAACCATTGATAATCGACCATTGGTCGCCACAAATATGACTATATCTTGGCTAAATCAATATCTGATATATGGAAATGCAACAAGTTTGGATCTTAATGACAAAAAAATCTTCATTGATAATTTAACTGATTTTTTCAATCTTTCACCTGCCACACAAGCTTTTAGACAGGATGTGAACTTTTCAGTGGCTGAAGGGCATATTTATGCCTCCAGAATGTTCGTCCAGACAGTTGATATTCTGACCGCCATTGATGAAAAGGACATGCTGAATGAGTTCAGAAACACAGCTGAAGCCTGTCCTGAGGCCTTGGTTGTCTACCACCCTGCTTTCATTTTCTTTGATCAATATGCAGTCATTGTTAGTAACACCATCCAAAACATTGTTGTGGCCACTGTTGCTATGCTGGTCATCTCTCTTCTGCTAATTCCCAGTCCCATATGTTCCCTATGGGTGACCTTTGCCATTGCTTCGGTCATAGTTGGAGTTGCTGGTTTCATGGCTTTATGGGATGTTAACCTAGACTCTGTCTCCATGATCAATCTTGTCATCTGCATCGGGTTCTCAGTGGACTTCTCTGCTCACATTTCTTATGCCTTTGTCACAAGCAAACAGCCCACAGCTGACGAGAAATTAATAGAGGCTGTTTTTATGTTGGGGTATCCTATCATTCAGGGGGCTCTGTCTACTATTTTAGGAGTAGTGGTTCTGTCTGCATCTGAGAGCTACATCTTCAGAACCTTCTTTAAAATAATGTTCTTGGTCATTTTGTTTGGGGCTTTACATGGTGTGACTTTTATACCAGTGTTTCTAAGCTTCTTTGGAAAATGTAGCATTCAAATCAGTGATGAAAAGAAGGACATTGATCAGTTTGATGCATCCAAGCCACCAGTTAGGGATGCAAATCAGAGGAGTAACAGTAGATCCAGTCCTAATTTAAATGTTCCAAAGTATACCACTCATGAAAAAGTGAAAAACGCATCTGAAACTGATGGAGAAACTGAAGAGGGAAACAGTTCAATAagacaaataaaataa
- the LOC136957499 gene encoding retinol dehydrogenase 12-like isoform X1, whose protein sequence is MQSLRNIFRRTWSSDARLDDKTVVITGANTGIGKETALDLAKRGARIIMACRDMEKAESALKEVVEGSGNKNVVILKLDLSDTKSIKEFAEVINREESKLNILINNAGVMVCPYGKTADGFEMQIGVNHMGHFLLTYLLIDLIKRSAPSRIINVSSMAHSLGTINLDDINSEKGYNKNKAYSQSKLANILFTHLLAKRLEGTGVTAYSLHPGVVQTDLWRHLNPAQQAVMKMVSPFTKNSVQGAQTTIYCAVDPGLETKSGGYYSDCAPATCSRAATDDSVAQKLWDLSCQMLSISWD, encoded by the exons ATGCAATCTTTGAG AAACATTTTTCGGAGGACATGGTCCTCAGATGCGCGACTCGATGATAAAACAGTTGTCATCACTGGAGCCAATACTGGCATCGGCAAAGAGACAGCTCTGGATCTGGCAAAGAGAG GAGCCAGAATCATCATGGCTTGCAGAGATATGGAGAAAGCAGAGTCTGCACTGAAAGAAGTTGTAGAAGGCTCCGGCAATAAAAACGTTGTTATCCTAAAGCTTGATTTGTCAGACACCAAGTCGATCAAGGAGTTTGCAGAGGTCATCAACAGGG AGGAAAGCAAACTGAACATCCTTATAAACAATGCTGGAGTAATGGTTTGTCCCTATGGGAAAACAGCAGATGGCTTTGAGATGCAGATCGGTGTCAACCACATGG GTCACTTCCTCTTGACGTACTTACTGATTGACCTGATCAAGAGATCAGCCCCATCCAGGATCATCAACGTGTCTTCCATGGCCCACAGCTTGGGCACCATCAACCTAGACGACATCAACAGTGAGAAGGGCTACAACAAGAACAAGGCCTACAGCCAGAGCAAACTGGCCAACATCCTCTTCACTCACCTACTGGCCAAGAGGCTAGAAG GTACCGGTGTGACTGCCTACTCCCTCCACCCTGGAGTGGTCCAAACTGACCTGTGGCGACACCTCAACCCTGCACAGCAGGCTGTCATGAAGATGGTCAGCCCATTCACCAAGAACTCAGTCCAGGGAGCTCAGACAACCATCTACTGCGCTGTGGACCCTGGACTGGAGACCAAGAGTGGTGGATATTACAG TGACTGTGCACCTGCCACCTGCTCCAGGGCTGCCACAGACGACAGCGTGGCTCAGAAACTGTGGGATCTCAGCTGTCAGATGCTCTCCATATCCTGGGATTGA
- the LOC136957499 gene encoding retinol dehydrogenase 12-like isoform X2, with translation MACRDMEKAESALKEVVEGSGNKNVVILKLDLSDTKSIKEFAEVINREESKLNILINNAGVMVCPYGKTADGFEMQIGVNHMGHFLLTYLLIDLIKRSAPSRIINVSSMAHSLGTINLDDINSEKGYNKNKAYSQSKLANILFTHLLAKRLEGTGVTAYSLHPGVVQTDLWRHLNPAQQAVMKMVSPFTKNSVQGAQTTIYCAVDPGLETKSGGYYSDCAPATCSRAATDDSVAQKLWDLSCQMLSISWD, from the exons ATGGCTTGCAGAGATATGGAGAAAGCAGAGTCTGCACTGAAAGAAGTTGTAGAAGGCTCCGGCAATAAAAACGTTGTTATCCTAAAGCTTGATTTGTCAGACACCAAGTCGATCAAGGAGTTTGCAGAGGTCATCAACAGGG AGGAAAGCAAACTGAACATCCTTATAAACAATGCTGGAGTAATGGTTTGTCCCTATGGGAAAACAGCAGATGGCTTTGAGATGCAGATCGGTGTCAACCACATGG GTCACTTCCTCTTGACGTACTTACTGATTGACCTGATCAAGAGATCAGCCCCATCCAGGATCATCAACGTGTCTTCCATGGCCCACAGCTTGGGCACCATCAACCTAGACGACATCAACAGTGAGAAGGGCTACAACAAGAACAAGGCCTACAGCCAGAGCAAACTGGCCAACATCCTCTTCACTCACCTACTGGCCAAGAGGCTAGAAG GTACCGGTGTGACTGCCTACTCCCTCCACCCTGGAGTGGTCCAAACTGACCTGTGGCGACACCTCAACCCTGCACAGCAGGCTGTCATGAAGATGGTCAGCCCATTCACCAAGAACTCAGTCCAGGGAGCTCAGACAACCATCTACTGCGCTGTGGACCCTGGACTGGAGACCAAGAGTGGTGGATATTACAG TGACTGTGCACCTGCCACCTGCTCCAGGGCTGCCACAGACGACAGCGTGGCTCAGAAACTGTGGGATCTCAGCTGTCAGATGCTCTCCATATCCTGGGATTGA